The following is a genomic window from Chania multitudinisentens RB-25.
GATTACGTGGCATCTGGTATCCGGTGCTAGCCAGTTGGGAAGTGGGCAACAATCCAGTGGGAATCACCCGTCTTGAGCAACAAATCGTCTTGTGGCGTGATAAAGAAGGAGCGATCCATGCGCTGGAAGATCGTTGCCCGCACCGTGGTGCGCGCCTCTCAATGGGCTGGAACCTGGGCGATCGCATCGCCTGCTGGTATCACGGCATTGAAGTGGGTGGCGATGGAACGGTAAAAGATGTTCCGGCGGTGGATCGCTGCCCGCTGGTTGGGCAGAAATGCCTGCGCTCTTACCCGGCACAAGAAGCCCACGGTGCGGTATTCCTGTACTTCGGTGTCACCGCCGATGAAGAACCGGCAGAACTGGCTTTCCCACAGGAACTGGCGGACGAAGCCAGCTACAGCAACTTCCTGTGTACCGCCAGTTGGGATTGCAACTATCAGTATGCGTTGGAAAACGTGATGGACCCGATGCATGGTACTTATCTGCATTCATCGTCGCACTCTATGGCGGAAGGGGATCGCAAGGCTGATATGGCGTTGGAACCGACCGACAGCGGTTTTAT
Proteins encoded in this region:
- a CDS encoding aromatic ring-hydroxylating oxygenase subunit alpha, with the protein product MTANTASSAQTLQNYLDQGLRGIWYPVLASWEVGNNPVGITRLEQQIVLWRDKEGAIHALEDRCPHRGARLSMGWNLGDRIACWYHGIEVGGDGTVKDVPAVDRCPLVGQKCLRSYPAQEAHGAVFLYFGVTADEEPAELAFPQELADEASYSNFLCTASWDCNYQYALENVMDPMHGTYLHSSSHSMAEGDRKADMALEPTDSGFIFKKNGQIGVNFDWVEFGSSGAYWMRLSIPYKKRFGPGGHFWIIGMVVPEDKDHCRVFFWRIRKVKDWQRDMWRFMYRNRLEQLHWDVLEQDRIVLENMAPNARGNEYLYQHDVGLSRLRRMMQKEAQKQLAMLSERETAQ